Sequence from the Theropithecus gelada isolate Dixy chromosome 20, Tgel_1.0, whole genome shotgun sequence genome:
TCTGTTGGGGCAGGGAGGTGCCTGATTGAATCTGCTCTGACCTCTcactctccccttcttccccaggctgctgctcctgctgccctgtgggcTGTGCCAAGTGTGCCCAGGGCTGCATCTGCAAAGGGACATCGGACAAGTGCAGCTGCTGTGCCTGATGCTAGGACAGCCCTGCTCTCAGATGTAAATAGAGCAACCTGTAtaaacctggattttttttttttttttggtacatcCCTGACCCGTTTGCTACAtctttttttctatgaaatatgTGAATGGCAATAAATTCATCTAGACGATTCTGGCTCTGGGCGCCTCATTTGTCGTTGGGTATATGGCACTTGGTTCCAGTTGGGTTGTAGGAAACCCAGATTGTGGGGCATTTCAGACAGGGGACCATGGCAGTGGGGGTCTGTGTGCAAGGTTCCTGCAGTCCTGCCTGGCCTTGGCTCTCCTTTGTGAACTGTGGTAAACTAGGGGGTTTATTCTACCACCCTCTAGCAACAGCTAACAGGTAGTAGCTACCCTTTTTGTGTAGCTGTGACACAGCCTATACTCACCGGCCACCTATGGTGCACCTACTGCATACACAGTGAGGCATGGGGTTCTCAGTAGTGAGGGGAACAGGGAGCTTATGGACtgctggggagagagagaatgatagAATAAGGAATCTTGTAAAGGAGAAGGTGCTGTGACTGAATGCACTTGGGGTGAGCCTGAATGAAGAACTCTTTCCACTGGGATCTGAGTGCTGCATTCCTGCAGAGGGCACAGCTCCAGCAAAGGTCCAGAAGTGGGGAAGAGCCTGGCACTCAGAAGGCGGGTGTGTGATTGTGCGAGGGAAGAAGCCCATGTTCCCTTTggagaggggagggcagaggccaCATGCCTCATTAATCTGAAGGATGGCCTCACTCAGCACAGCTGAACCACTTGGAGAGGCTAGAAAAGTGCTCAAGCTGGTATTCCACTTCCTCCACCCCTGCAGTCCCATTTCTGATTTGTTTAGGGCTAAGCAGGCCCAGGGAACCTaccttttactttttagtaaGTACCTAGGGTTGCAACCCACTGAAGCAGTCACACGGAATTATTTGGTGAAATAAAATGGCCTCTGCCAGTTCCTCTCTGGTCTCAGGACCAGGAGGTATTTTCCATCCCAGCTGGTATTTGGAGCAACTCTCCAACATGTGGCTGCCTGTCCTGGTGGCTGAGGGAACCTGGAGGTGCCCAGCTTCTGGCTGGCTGTGGAGGGAAAGGCTGGCAAGCCTCACCAAGCAGTGTGGCAAGTGTCTTCATGGAGACCAAACCAAGCTCAGAGGGCAGATCTGAGCCTCCTTGAGGGCTCATGCTAGGGAAACACCACCTCACTGAGGTTGGGCTGGTGTCTGAGGTGCCATTCTCTGGGGAGAGAATCTGGCAGGGACCTCATAAGGCATGGGCAGGAATGTGATGTGGGCACCGCCCTGTTTGAGTTTTGGTCCAGAAGCCCCGGTGCCAGAGTCACAAATGCACCCAGCCGTCGCTCTTTCATAACTCTGTTTTGGGAAATTGCAGCTGCCAAACCTCTCAAGGGATAGGTACAAAGTGTTTTTGCCAGGTCCGACAAACATGATCATTCAACTCACGACTTCTTTTCCAAGTCATGTGTGAAGTGGCATCCTGTTCCATCCATCACCCCCAGTCCTGAGCCCCATCTTCCTTGGGGCTGGGCGGGGCATGATTATTGTGGATGTCTGTTGGAAAGATTAATTTACAGTCATTCGCATTTTTTTTGATGTGGCTCTTATTGGAATGCCTTGTTTAATTTCCAGAAGCTTCGGTGTCAAGCACACCATCATGAAACAGCCTGGTAAAGCAGTGAAGTGCGTcagctctggagccaggctgcctggctaGACCCACAGCTCCATTAGTTGGGAGAATTACGTCGTCTCTCTGTGCCTCACATTTCTTAACTGCAACGTGGGGACAATAATAGGACCTACCCCATAGGGTTGTGGTGAGGTTGAATGTGGCTAGCACTGTCCCTGGAGCATATCAAGTCCTCAGTAAGTGTGGGCCAGGTTTGGTGTCTGACAATCAGTAGGCGATCCATAATTGTTATCTATGTAATTTGATGAGCACTTATGGGACCCCCTTCAGTATGTAAACCATTGTACTGCCCACAGAAAGGtaagataatatataaataagactCAATTCCCTCGCTGGAGATCTTATTTAAGTCTCTGTTGAATTCAGGGAGCAATTATTTACCACTGCAAGATGCAGCTGCTGGGCTGGGACAGAAAGCCACATGGGGGCTAAAGATTTCTATCTCCAGGAGAAGGACCCATTTCATGCTGACTCTGGGATAGGCTGGGCGTGAGACAGGCTAAGACAGAGGTATGGATGCTTTGGGAGAAGAATGTGATTTAGCCGGGCCAGGGGAGTAGGAGGAAAACATTCACttgcctgggcgcagtggctcatgcctgtaatcacaacattttgtgaggcagaggagggcagatcgcttgagcccaggagtttgagaccagcctgggcaacatggcaaaacaacgtctctacaaaaataaaaaaagaataaattagccgggcacggtggcatgcacctctagccccagctattcagaaggctgaggtgggtcgatcacttgagtctagaagGTCGAAGGTACAGGGAGctgcgatcgtgccactgcactccatccagggtggcagagcaagaccctgtctcaaaagaaaaaaagccagattatttggtagacatgggggtctcaccacgtttcccaggctggtctcaaactcccagactcaagcgatccacccgcctgggcttcccaaagtgctggaattacaggcgtgagtcactgcgcctggcttaattttttaaaaaacttatcaTCATCCacctcaaacaaataaacaattcaCAGCTCCACAAAAGCTAGATGCAAAATACCAGTCTTTCCCTTGCCGACCATTTTGCCTCCCCTTAATAAGTTGTGTCAGGAGACACAATTTGGTGGAACTGGTGTCAACAATGAGGTTTGACTCCTAATGGCAAGAAAATAGAAGTTtatctgaggccaggcatggtggctaatgcctgtaatcccagtgctttgggaggctgaggctgaggtcaggagctcgagaccagcctagtcaacatggtgaaacccatctctactaaaaatacaaagaaacaagaaacaaaaaactagccaggcatggtggtgtgcacctggagtcccagctacccgggaggccgatgcaggaggatcacttgaacccggcagaggctgcagtgagccgagatcatgccactgtactccagcttgggcgacagagcaagactccatctaaaaaaaaaaaaaaagtttaagtttaTCTGAGACTCCATAGACATGCTTACCCTGAACAACAGCAAGATAGTCCTGAAATGTCACAGGACACCAGATTACAGCCATGGTCGAGGAAACGCAAGGCAGCAACCGAGGGAGCAAGGCTTCAGAAAAGTCTTGAGATGGATGAGAAAGCAGAAGAGACTAATACATTTGAACATTTGAAGTGATAACTTCAGCTCAGGAAGCCATGTTGGCATCATGGGCAAGAATTGCTGTGAGAGCTGTTCAGCCTAAGGCTGTGAATTCATGTTCTATTTCAGCTTCTGTTGAGGCCTTTTTGATGTAAGCCTCTGGTGTTGGGTGTCGTGTGGTCCATGGCAGACTTATCTCGGCAGACACAAAGGGTTGGGTACACCTGCAGTTTCATGCAGGTCAGGCCTGGGTGCCTACCACCGATAGGAGGATGATTTGTCTCTTCTTGTTACCTGCCTGCATTTTCCCATCCCTATGCGTAGAAGATAATATGTTATGTGCTGACTGTGCTAAGAGGAATAAGATAACGAAAAGATGAATGACAatggagaagcagcagcaacCTGTTTGAATACTATGTACTAGAGAAGGAGAGATATACTTTCACAACATGCAACATACTATGAAGTAATGGAAGCAAAGACAAGTTGAATGAATCCTTGTGATCTACAAAGCAAAATCATAGTGAGTAGGCCTCCACAGTAAAGATGGTTGACTAGTGACACAGCCTCATCTAAAGAGCTCCACAGAAAGTGAGTCTGAAAACCCATTAAAATAAAGTCACAGCAATGGgccttaataaaaacaaaaacagtccgggtgcggtggctcaagcctgtaatcccagcactttgggaggccaaggtgggtggatcacctgtggttaggagtttgagaccagcctggccaacatgggcgaaactcagtctctgctaaaaatacaaaaattagcagggcgtggtggcgcgagtctgtaatcccagctactcaggaggctgaggcagaagaattgcttgaacccaggaggcggaggttgcagtgagccgggatcgcaccattGTACACTAGACTGGgcggcaagagtgagactctgtctcaaacaaacaaacaaaacaaaacccatttactcattcattcattcattcattcacacgaTCACATCTTGGCCACAGCAGATAGAGCTTTGATGGGTGGGCTGGACAAGCAGGAGGCTAACTCTTCTGGAGGGGACTGTCCCGACACTGCCCAATGTGGATGGTGAAGGCAAACTGAACCACTCAGATCCTCTCTTCTGAGAGACTAACAGGGCTGCCGGAGCTTGTGATATAACTGGAGCTGCATCATGAGAATACTAAAAAACCCACCCTGAATAGTAGCCATGAGGACAATTAAACCAAACCACATGCCTGCTTTTCCATGGGAACTGCTCTATATCTCAGTCCTCTAGGGACCCAGAGAGGCTGAACATCTGCTGACAGGGGTCCCAATGATACCCACCTCCCTTTGAATCCTGAAAACAAACTCTATCAGTCAGGGTTCCTTGGACGCAAGCAACAGAAATGGATTCTAGCTAAATTAGGCAAAACAAATTCATTGGAAGGATACTGGGGATCCATGGAGTCAACTAGAAGGATGGAGAACTAGGCTCAGAAAATGGGTGGTTGCTGTGAGTGGTCAGGTAGCAGGTCACGTCACAGGAGCAACCCGGCTGGGCTGCAGCAGTTTGCACAGCTATCACCACTGCTTCTGCTGTCCCCAAATGCCCCCACCACTGCCATTGGCCACCGGTACTGTGAATGAGTTCTAAACTATTCATTGAATTCTTTACCTCCAGCTTAGGATTCAAAGTCTCAGGAAGTCCACTGGCTGGCAGTGGGGAGGAGAATCTGGCCACCTTCAGGTTCCCTAGTGGGACATAGGACCCTGCACACCCTGAGACTCAGCCTGTGGAGTTTCTTCCTATACCAG
This genomic interval carries:
- the LOC112614631 gene encoding metallothionein-1X, with protein sequence MDPNCSCLPDGSCACASSCKCKECKCTSCKKSCCSCCPVGCAKCAQGCICKGTSDKCSCCA